In Camelina sativa cultivar DH55 chromosome 16, Cs, whole genome shotgun sequence, a single window of DNA contains:
- the LOC104751135 gene encoding putative disease resistance protein At4g11170, with protein sequence MDSSSSPRVVKQYQVFLSFRGEDTRRTIVSFLHKALVERGIDTFKDDKKLEIGGSISDEIKEAIQNSKIAVVVISENYASSTWCLNELQMIVDLHKKQQLTAVPIFYDVAPSDVGHQRGTFALERYKCSKIMLLFSSEKRKFAEKIQKWREALTEIAGISGTDPKTCEDEAAMIEDIVGRVSRQLFSMETVKFCDTVGMNSHMEELNSVMDTEGLIGIWGMGGIGKTTIAKCLYKEHSHRFAYHCFIENIKSSAEKGLIHLQEKLLSNILGKGHEKLWSVEQGCLYIKSRLGNRKVLLILDDVDNLDQLHVLAKETSWFGPGSRIIITTRDKGLLFSSGVRCVYCVDILGKNDAIQVFKQAAFEGGEAPSDDYEQLSIRASSLAQGLPSALKAFGTYLRRMTSIEDWEKALERLKKVPHQRVMEILRTSYMGLDGRHQAVFLHVACLFNGDSVRRVTSLLDDGELEIKALTEKFLIDISADGCIKMHVLIEQAGKEFVREESDYMPWRQKVLWEEEQIIYVLQNNTPRFSHQGTTTIQSLALHICEMPHVLYIKGTIFNTINLKFLKVFQHLNDIESKLQFLPGTDGLPQQLRLLHWDAYPLTTLPLTYYHNLNYLVEINLRYSNLERLWYGNPVRHYNALELF encoded by the exons ATGGATTCATCCTCTTCACCTCGAGTCGTGAAGCAGTACCAAGTGTTCCTCAGCTTCCGAGGAGAAGACACTCGCAGGACCATTGTCAGCTTCTTGCACAAAGCACTTGTTGAACGGGGAATTGATACCTTCAAAGATGATAAAAAGCTTGAGATTGGCGGCTCCATTTCAGACGAAATCAAAGAAGCTATACAGAATTCAAAGATCGCGGTTGTGGTTATCTCGGAGAACTATGCTTCTTCAACTTGGTGTCTGAACGAGCTCCAAATGATAGTGGATCTTCACAAGAAACAACAGCTCACTGCAGTCCCAATCTTTTACGATGTTGCTCCCTCTGACGTTGGGCATCAGAGAGGAACCTTCGCCTTAGAAAGGTACAAATGCTCAAAAATCATGCTGTTGTTTTCCAGCGAGAAGAGAAAATTCgcggagaagattcagaaatGGAGAGAAGCACTAACCGAAATTGCAGGAATATCAGGCACGGATCCCAAAACTTG TGAGGATGAGGCTGCTATGATTGAAGATATTGTTGGACGTGTTTCAAGACAACTTTTTTCAATGGAGACAGTAAAATTCTGTGACACTGTTGGAATGAACTCCCATATGGAAGAACTCAATTCTGTGATGGATACAGAGGGTCTGATAGGTATCTGGGGTATGGGAGGCATAGGAAAAACCACCATTGCCAAATGTCTCTATAAGGAACATTCGCATCGCTTTGCATATCATTGTTTCATAGAGAACATTAAGAGTTCCGCAGAGAAGGGCCTCATACATTTACAAGAAAAGCTTCTTTCGAATATCCTGGGCAAAGGACATGAGAAGCTTTGGAGTGTAGAGCAGGGATGCCTCTATATTAAATCGAGGCTTGGAAACCGTAAAGTTCTCCTTATCCTTGATGACGTCGACAATTTAGACCAGCTGCATGTCCTGGCAAAAGAGACTAGTTGGTTTGGACCAGGGAGCCGAATCATCATAACCACAAGAGACAAGGGATTGTTATTCTCCAGTGGAGTCAGATGTGTATACTGCGTTGACATTTTGGGCAAAAATGACGCAATCCAAGTCTTTAAACAGGCTGCTTTTGAAGGAGGAGAAGCTCCTTCTGATGATTATGAACAACTGTCAATCCGTGCTTCTAGCCTTGCACAAGGTCTTCCTTCCGCCCTTAAAGCTTTTGGCACATATCTCCGTCGAATGACCTCTATAGAGGACTGGGAAAAGGCATTAGAAAGACTCAAAAAAGTTCCTCACCAGAGAGTCATGGAGATTCTGAGAACCAGCTATATGGGGTTAGATGGAAGACATCAGGCTGTTTTCCTTCATGTCGCATGCCTCTTCAATGGAGACTCAGTCCGCCGTGTAACTTCACTTCTAGATGATGGTGAATTAGAGATAAAAGCTTTAACAGAGAAGTTCCTAATCGACATATCAGCCGATGGGTGTATCAAGATGCATGTCTTGATAGAACAAGCGGGAAAAGAATTTGTGCGCGAAGAATCAGACTACATGCCTTGGAGGCAAAAAGTTCTATGGGAAGAGGAGCAAATTATTTATGTGCTGCAAAACAACACG CCACGATTCTCTCATCAGGGTACAACAACAATCCAAAGTTTGGCCCTACACATATGTGAGATGCCTCACGTCTTGTATATTAAGGGAACGATTTTTAACACCATCAATCTAAAATTCCTCAAGGTCTTCCAGCATTTGAATGATATAGAATCCAAGTTGCAATTTCTTCCAGGTACAGATGGCCTGCCCCAACAACTCAGGTTACTACATTGGGATGCCTATCCCTTAACAACTTTGCCTCTCACGTACTACCACAATCTAAATTATCTTGTCGAAATAAATCTCCGTTACAGCAATCTTGAGCGCCTCTGGTATGGAAACCCGGTAAGACATTACAATGCATTGGAGTTGTTTTGA